From Anopheles darlingi chromosome 2, idAnoDarlMG_H_01, whole genome shotgun sequence, the proteins below share one genomic window:
- the LOC125952064 gene encoding CD109 antigen-like isoform X2, giving the protein MRAMERRTGTSILWAFGLLLLGCCITGSQAAEGHYSVVGAKLLRPNSEYHVSVTNQDVLEPIVFRLAITDDKDVVEQQQITLNAGETRLVPFVIGDIPDSSYKLIAEGLSGLTFKNETDLQYQQKSFSVFVQTDKSIYKPGDTVRFRVLVLDPNTKPLAKATSIDVHINDGKGNRIKQWKNGTLVKGVFESELTLSEAPVLGPWSINLDVLGTKHNKAFEVDEYVLPKFEVTIESPGITTFKDGKVKVIVRSKYTYGKPVKGEATVSVMPEFRFHYVQPDAKGVVTRKVIPIDGKGSVEFDLREEVQLQGDYARTVVFEAVVEEELTGRKQNATTKVMIYDRRYKMELVKSDDNYKPGLPYTAWLKVSHQDDSPVQDQTNPVEVHQSSYNGQPTKRNYTLDANGMAKLVIDTAVNGSYINLQAYYLGQEFYLNGISKADSDVDSYIRARVLTELPTVNEEVVVEVAATVPMKSFTYQLLGRGDVLLSNTVAVPETKTHTFKFRASFSMVPRAKLVVFYIAANGDMVSDSKVITFDSELPNFMKVTLSKEQSKPGQDVEITVSTNPDSYVGLLGVDQSVLLLKSGNDITKDQVFSELEKYEERSYGYYRRKKRYSWRPYGGEHRDFDSVGAFVLSNANDPPQPLVMALSSHTSVVSYSLIKVDGMPFMFKRRTTKPTQNLRVKTTPRPAEQPSPVIRKEFPQTWLWQTIGSKSFSGEKTLQKKVPDTITSWIITGFSVNPVYGLGLTQRPRKLNVFLPFFVSTNLPYSVKRGEVVAIPIVVFNYMEDDLTAKVVLENNEQEFEFADVENEVIDTSKVELSREKRVAVPANSGKTVSFMVKPKKLGHITIKVQATSDVAGDAVERQLLVEPEGLPQYVNKAVFVDLRATPEVTKNFEVEVPRNAVPDSTRIEVAVIGDVLGSTIQNLDSLIRMPYGCGEQNMLNFVPNIVVLDYLKATNKLTANIEAKAKKFMEAGYQRELSYKHGDGSFSAFGESDKSGSTWLTAFVARSFKQAASHITVDESVIDKSLEWLSDHQAPNGSFPEVGVVSHKDMQGGSGSGVALTAYTLIAFLENYNLVNKYKNTINKAIDYVYRNTESLDDTYALALAAYALQLADHSAKGVILAKLDAKASTDTDSKWWHKPIPESDAKNPWYGKPNSVNVEMSAYAMLTFIEAGLDTDALPIMKWLIGQRNDKGGFQSTQDTVVGLQALAKLAAKISSPNNDVTIAVNYRQDMEIRMIVDAENGMILQKFELPSTTRNITLQATGSGFAVVQLSYKYNMNVTGEWPRFVLDPQVNANTNPDHLHLSVCTSFVPSGGQNVSNMAVMEVSFPSGFTADSDTLPSLENTPYIKKVETKDGDTTVVLYFDSLDQRELCPTVSAFRTHKVAKQKPAPVVIYDYYDNSRIARQFYDGPKASLCDICENEDCSDACSIKSQKQRSPAEQNEANTSRTMIGNAGEKFNVSFLTLLLSSVVLRMVQ; this is encoded by the exons ATTAAACGCAGGAGAAACCCGGCTCGTACCGTTCGTT ATTGGTGATATTCCCGATTCTTCTTATAAATTAATTGCCGAGGGGTTATCAGGTCTGACCTTTAAGAACGAAACCGATCTGCAGTATCAACAGAAGAGCTTCTCCGTGTTTGTGCAAACGGACAAATCCATCTACAAACCGGGTGATACGGTACGGTTCCGTGTACTGGTACTCGATCCTAACACCAAGCCACTGGCGAAGGCAACCAGCATCGATGTACACATCAACGATGGTAAGGGCAATCGTATCAAGCAGTGGAAGAATGGAACGCTGGTCAAGGGTGTGTTTGAATCGGAGCTGACCCTTTCGGAGGCACCGGTCCTTGGTCCCTGGAGTATCAATTTGGACGTCCTGGGAACG AAACACAATAAGGCGTTCGAGGTGGATGAGTATGTGCTACCGAAATTCGAGGTAACGATCGAGTCTCCTGGCATCACAACGTTCAAGGATGGCAAGGTGAAGGTAATCGTACGTTCAAAATATACCTACGGTAAGCCGGTGAAAGGTGAGGCAACCGTTTCCGTGATGCCCGAGTTCCGGTTCCATTATGTGCAACCGGACGCGAAGGGTGTGGTCACCCGTAAGGTGATTCCGATCGATGGTAAAGGTTCGGTAGAGTTCGATCTGCGCGAAGAAGTGCAACTCCAGGGTGACTATGCGCGGACCGTTGTGTTCGAGGCGGTCGTGGAGGAGGAATTAACTGGACGGAAGCAGAATGCGACGACCAAGGTGATGATCTACGATCGACGCTACAAAATGGAGCTGGTCAAATCGGACGACAACTATAAACCGGGCCTACCATACACGGCATGGCTGAAGGTTTCTCACCAGGACGATAGTCCGGTGCAAGATCAAACGAATCCAGTTGAGGTTCACCAATCGTCTTACAACGGTCAaccgacgaaacgaaactatACGCTTGATGCAAACGGTATGGCCAAGTTGGTGATAGACACTGCTGTTAACGGGTCGTACATCAATCTGCAGGCATATTATCTTGGCCAGGAATTCTATCTGAATGGCATATCCAAAGCTGACTCGGATGTTGATTCTTACATCCGGGCTCGCGTCCTCACAGAACT ACCCACCGTCAACGAGGAGGTAGTCGTAGAAGTTGCAGCTACGGTACCAATGAAATCCTTCACTTATCAGCTGCTTGGTCGCGGCGATGTACTGCTCAGTAATACAGTGGCAGTACCAGAAACCAAGACCCACACATTCAAGTTCCGTGCTTCGTTCTCGATGGTTCCACGGGCGAAGTTGGTGGTGTTCTACATTGCGGCAAATGGTGATATGGTTAGCGATAGCAAGGTTATTACATTCGATAGCGAGCTGCCGAACTTT ATGAAAGTGACTCTGTCGAAGGAGCAATCCAAGCCAGGACAGGACGTGGAAATCACCGTTAGTACAAATCCGGACTCGTACGTCGGGTTGCTCGGCGTTGATCAgagtgtgctgttgctgaagagTGGTAATGACATAACGAAAGATCAAGTGTTCAGCGAGCTGGAGAAATATGAGGAGCGTTCGTACGGGTATTATCGCAGGAAGAAGCGTTATTCATGGCGTCCGTATGGCGGTGAACATCGTGATTTCGAT AGCGTCGGTGCCTTTGTGCTCTCCAATGCCAACGATCCGCCAC AGCCTCTAGTCATGGCGCTTTCCTCACATACATCAGTTGTGTCGTATAGTCTCATAAAAGTTGATGGAATGCCTTTTATGTTTAAAAGACGCACAACTAAACCAACCCAAAATCTCAGAGTTAAAACTACTCCAAGACCCGCGGAGCAACCTAGTCCAGTTATACGAAAAGAATTTCCACAAACGTGGTTGTGGCAAACCATCGGTTCCAAAAG CTTCAGCGGTGAAAAGACTCTGCAGAAGAAGGTTCCCGATACGATTACCTCGTGGATCATTACGGGTTTCTCGGTGAATCCGGTCTACGGTCTCGGACTGACGCAGAGGCCTCGTAAGTTGAACGTGTTTCTTCCGTTCTTCGTGTCTACCAATCTGCCCTACTCGGTGAAACGTGGCGAGGTAGTCGCTATTCCGATCGTCGTTTTTAACTACATGGAGGACGATCTTACTGCGAAGGTGGTGCTCGAGAACAATGAGCAGGAGTTTGAGTTTGCCGACGTCGAGAATGAGGTCATCGACACATCGA AGGTCGAACTGTCCCGTGAGAAGCGTGTAGCTGTTCCGGCTAACTCAGGCAAAACCGTATCGTTCATGGTGAAACCGAAAAAGCTCGGCCACATTACGATCAAGGTACAGGCAACATCGGATGTGGCCGGTGATGCTGTCGAGCGACAGCTCCTAGTCGAACCGGAAGGTCTCCCGCAGTATGTGAACAAGGCCGTATTTGTGGACCTACGCGCAACACCCGAGGTGACGAAGAATTTTGAGGTAGAAGTCCCACGCAACGCGGTTCCGGACTCGACCCGCATTGAAGTCGCCGTGATCGGCGATGTGCTCGGATCAACTATCCAGAATTTGGATTCACTCATTCGCATGCCGTACGGATGCGGTGAGCAGAACATGCTGAACTTTGTGCCGAACATTGTGGTGCTGGATTACCTGAAGGCGACCAACAAGCTGACGGCGAACATTGaggcgaaagcgaagaagtTCATGGAAGCCGGTTATCAACGGGAGCTAAGCTACAAGCATGGAGATGGTTCGTTCAGTGCATTCGGAGAGAGTGATAAGAGTGGAAGCACCTGGTTGACAGCGTTCGTGGCGCGTTCGTTCAAACAAGCCGCCAGTCACATTACGGTCGATGAGTCTGTGATCGACAAGTCGCTGGAGTGGCTAAGCGATCATCAGGCTCCGAACGGAAGCTTCCCCGAGGTCGGTGTCGTGTCGCATAAGGATATGCAGGGTGGTTCCGGTAGCGGTGTTGCCCTTACCGCCTACACTTTGATTGCATTCCTCGAGAACTACAATTTGGTAAACAAGTACAAGAATACCATTAACAAGGCGATCGATTACGTGTACCGTAACACGGAGTCACTGGACGATACGTACGCTTTGGCATTGGCCGCTTATGCGCTCCAACTGGCCGATCATTCGGCGAAGGGTGTTATTCTCGCGAAGCTAGATGCGAAGGCTTCGACAGACACCGATAGCAAGTGGTGGCACAAACCCATCCCCGAGTCTGACGCCAAGAACCCCTGGTACGGTAAGCCGAACTCGGTGAATGTGGAAATGAGTGCGTACGCGATGTTGACTTTCATCGAAGCCGGTCTCGATACGGATGCCCTGCCGATCATGAAGTGGTTGATCGGACAGCGCAACGATAAGGGAGGCTTCCAGTCCACCCAGGACACGGTCGTGGGACTGCAGGCATTGGCTAAGCTCGCGGCGAAAATCTCTTCACCCAACAACGACGTTACGATCGCGGTCAATTACCGTCAAGATATGGAAATCCGAATGATCGTAGATGCGGAGAATGGTATGATTTTGCAAAAGTTCGAGTTACCGTCGACGACGCGCAATATTACGCTGCAAGCAACCGGTAGTGGCTTTGCCGTGGTGCAGCTCTCCTACAAGTACAACATGAATGTTACCGGCGAGTGGCCTCGGTTTGTGCTCGATCCTCAGGTGAACGCCAATACGAACCCAGACCATCTACATCTGTCGGTGTGCACGAGCTTCGTACCATCCGGTGGTCAGAATGTATCTAACATGGCCGTCATGGAGGTTAGCTTCCCCAGCGGTTTTACCGCTGACTCTGACACGCTACCTTCGCTGGAAAACACTCCCTACATTAAG AAAGTGGAGACCAAAGATGGTGATACGACAGTTGTGCTGTACTTTGATAGCCTGGATCAGCGCGAGCTATGCCCAACAGTATCGGCCTTCCGAACGCATAAAGTGGCCAAGCAGAAGCCTGCACCGGTTGTGATCTATGATTACTACGATAATT CTCGCATCGCCCGGCAATTTTACGATGGACCAAAGGCTTCCCTGTGTGATATCTGCGAAAACGAAGACTGCAGTGACGCGTGTTCGATCAAATCCCAGAAACAGCGCTCTCCTGCTGAACAGAACGAGGCAAACACCAGCCGTACTATGATCGGAAACGCTGGTGAGAAGTTCAACGTCAGTTTCCTGACACTTCTGCTGTCTTCGGTGGTGTTGAGGATGGTTCAGTGA
- the LOC125952064 gene encoding CD109 antigen-like isoform X6 has protein sequence MRAMERRTGTSILWAFGLLLLGCCITGSQAAEGHYSVVGAKLLRPNSEYHVSVTNQDVLEPIVFRLAITDDKDVVEQQQITLNAGETRLVPFVIGDIPDSSYKLIAEGLSGLTFKNETDLQYQQKSFSVFVQTDKSIYKPGDTVRFRVLVLDPNTKPLAKATSIDVHINDGKGNRIKQWKNGTLVKGVFESELTLSEAPVLGPWSINLDVLGTKHNKAFEVDEYVLPKFEVTIESPGITTFKDGKVKVIVRSKYTYGKPVKGEATVSVMPEFRFHYVQPDAKGVVTRKVIPIDGKGSVEFDLREEVQLQGDYARTVVFEAVVEEELTGRKQNATTKVMIYDRRYKMELVKSDDNYKPGLPYTAWLKVSHQDDSPVQDQTNPVEVHQSSYNGQPTKRNYTLDANGMAKLVIDTAVNGSYINLQAYYLGQEFYLNGISKADSDVDSYIRARVLTELPTVNEEVVVEVAATVPMKSFTYQLLGRGDVLLSNTVAVPETKTHTFKFRASFSMVPRAKLVVFYIAANGDMVSDSKVITFDSELPNFMKVTLSKEQSKPGQDVEITVSTNPDSYVGLLGVDQSVLLLKSGNDITKDQVFSELEKYEERSYGYYRRKKRYSWRPYGGEHRDFDSVGAFVLSNANDPPQPMPILYSFASPVSALAGFGMSLDSVPGPPGAPGVAAGSVALPAVRKEFPETWLWQTIAPKSFSGEKTLQKKVPDTITSWIITGFSVNPVYGLGLTQRPRKLNVFLPFFVSTNLPYSVKRGEVVAIPIVVFNYMEDDLTAKVVLENNEQEFEFADVENEVIDTSKVELSREKRVAVPANSGKTVSFMVKPKKLGHITIKVQATSDVAGDAVERQLLVEPEGLPQYVNKAVFVDLRATPEVTKNFEVEVPRNAVPDSTRIEVAVIGDVLGSTIQNLDSLIRMPYGCGEQNMLNFVPNIVVLDYLKATNKLTANIEAKAKKFMEAGYQRELSYKHGDGSFSAFGESDKSGSTWLTAFVARSFKQAASHITVDESVIDKSLEWLSDHQAPNGSFPEVGVVSHKDMQGGSGSGVALTAYTLIAFLENYNLVNKYKNTINKAIDYVYRNTESLDDTYALALAAYALQLADHSAKGVILAKLDAKASTDTDSKWWHKPIPESDAKNPWYGKPNSVNVEMSAYAMLTFIEAGLDTDALPIMKWLIGQRNDKGGFQSTQDTVVGLQALAKLAAKISSPNNDVTIAVNYRQDMEIRMIVDAENGMILQKFELPSTTRNITLQATGSGFAVVQLSYKYNMNVTGEWPRFVLDPQVNANTNPDHLHLSVCTSFVPSGGQNVSNMAVMEVSFPSGFTADSDTLPSLENTPYIKKVETKDGDTTVVLYFDSLDQRELCPTVSAFRTHKVAKQKPAPVVIYDYYDNSRIARQFYDGPKASLCDICENEDCSDACSIKSQKQRSPAEQNEANTSRTMIGNAGEKFNVSFLTLLLSSVVLRMVQ, from the exons ATTAAACGCAGGAGAAACCCGGCTCGTACCGTTCGTT ATTGGTGATATTCCCGATTCTTCTTATAAATTAATTGCCGAGGGGTTATCAGGTCTGACCTTTAAGAACGAAACCGATCTGCAGTATCAACAGAAGAGCTTCTCCGTGTTTGTGCAAACGGACAAATCCATCTACAAACCGGGTGATACGGTACGGTTCCGTGTACTGGTACTCGATCCTAACACCAAGCCACTGGCGAAGGCAACCAGCATCGATGTACACATCAACGATGGTAAGGGCAATCGTATCAAGCAGTGGAAGAATGGAACGCTGGTCAAGGGTGTGTTTGAATCGGAGCTGACCCTTTCGGAGGCACCGGTCCTTGGTCCCTGGAGTATCAATTTGGACGTCCTGGGAACG AAACACAATAAGGCGTTCGAGGTGGATGAGTATGTGCTACCGAAATTCGAGGTAACGATCGAGTCTCCTGGCATCACAACGTTCAAGGATGGCAAGGTGAAGGTAATCGTACGTTCAAAATATACCTACGGTAAGCCGGTGAAAGGTGAGGCAACCGTTTCCGTGATGCCCGAGTTCCGGTTCCATTATGTGCAACCGGACGCGAAGGGTGTGGTCACCCGTAAGGTGATTCCGATCGATGGTAAAGGTTCGGTAGAGTTCGATCTGCGCGAAGAAGTGCAACTCCAGGGTGACTATGCGCGGACCGTTGTGTTCGAGGCGGTCGTGGAGGAGGAATTAACTGGACGGAAGCAGAATGCGACGACCAAGGTGATGATCTACGATCGACGCTACAAAATGGAGCTGGTCAAATCGGACGACAACTATAAACCGGGCCTACCATACACGGCATGGCTGAAGGTTTCTCACCAGGACGATAGTCCGGTGCAAGATCAAACGAATCCAGTTGAGGTTCACCAATCGTCTTACAACGGTCAaccgacgaaacgaaactatACGCTTGATGCAAACGGTATGGCCAAGTTGGTGATAGACACTGCTGTTAACGGGTCGTACATCAATCTGCAGGCATATTATCTTGGCCAGGAATTCTATCTGAATGGCATATCCAAAGCTGACTCGGATGTTGATTCTTACATCCGGGCTCGCGTCCTCACAGAACT ACCCACCGTCAACGAGGAGGTAGTCGTAGAAGTTGCAGCTACGGTACCAATGAAATCCTTCACTTATCAGCTGCTTGGTCGCGGCGATGTACTGCTCAGTAATACAGTGGCAGTACCAGAAACCAAGACCCACACATTCAAGTTCCGTGCTTCGTTCTCGATGGTTCCACGGGCGAAGTTGGTGGTGTTCTACATTGCGGCAAATGGTGATATGGTTAGCGATAGCAAGGTTATTACATTCGATAGCGAGCTGCCGAACTTT ATGAAAGTGACTCTGTCGAAGGAGCAATCCAAGCCAGGACAGGACGTGGAAATCACCGTTAGTACAAATCCGGACTCGTACGTCGGGTTGCTCGGCGTTGATCAgagtgtgctgttgctgaagagTGGTAATGACATAACGAAAGATCAAGTGTTCAGCGAGCTGGAGAAATATGAGGAGCGTTCGTACGGGTATTATCGCAGGAAGAAGCGTTATTCATGGCGTCCGTATGGCGGTGAACATCGTGATTTCGAT AGCGTCGGTGCCTTTGTGCTCTCCAATGCCAACGATCCGCCAC AACCGATGCCAATACTGTATTCATTCGCCTCACCAGTGTCAGCACTTGCTGGTTTCGGAATGTCCCTAGATAGTGTCCCGGGTCCTCCGGGTGCCCCTGGTGTTGCGGCAGGAAGTGTAGCACTACCAGCTGTACGAAAGGAGTTTCCCGAAACGTGGTTATGGCAAACCATTGCACCCAAGAG CTTCAGCGGTGAAAAGACTCTGCAGAAGAAGGTTCCCGATACGATTACCTCGTGGATCATTACGGGTTTCTCGGTGAATCCGGTCTACGGTCTCGGACTGACGCAGAGGCCTCGTAAGTTGAACGTGTTTCTTCCGTTCTTCGTGTCTACCAATCTGCCCTACTCGGTGAAACGTGGCGAGGTAGTCGCTATTCCGATCGTCGTTTTTAACTACATGGAGGACGATCTTACTGCGAAGGTGGTGCTCGAGAACAATGAGCAGGAGTTTGAGTTTGCCGACGTCGAGAATGAGGTCATCGACACATCGA AGGTCGAACTGTCCCGTGAGAAGCGTGTAGCTGTTCCGGCTAACTCAGGCAAAACCGTATCGTTCATGGTGAAACCGAAAAAGCTCGGCCACATTACGATCAAGGTACAGGCAACATCGGATGTGGCCGGTGATGCTGTCGAGCGACAGCTCCTAGTCGAACCGGAAGGTCTCCCGCAGTATGTGAACAAGGCCGTATTTGTGGACCTACGCGCAACACCCGAGGTGACGAAGAATTTTGAGGTAGAAGTCCCACGCAACGCGGTTCCGGACTCGACCCGCATTGAAGTCGCCGTGATCGGCGATGTGCTCGGATCAACTATCCAGAATTTGGATTCACTCATTCGCATGCCGTACGGATGCGGTGAGCAGAACATGCTGAACTTTGTGCCGAACATTGTGGTGCTGGATTACCTGAAGGCGACCAACAAGCTGACGGCGAACATTGaggcgaaagcgaagaagtTCATGGAAGCCGGTTATCAACGGGAGCTAAGCTACAAGCATGGAGATGGTTCGTTCAGTGCATTCGGAGAGAGTGATAAGAGTGGAAGCACCTGGTTGACAGCGTTCGTGGCGCGTTCGTTCAAACAAGCCGCCAGTCACATTACGGTCGATGAGTCTGTGATCGACAAGTCGCTGGAGTGGCTAAGCGATCATCAGGCTCCGAACGGAAGCTTCCCCGAGGTCGGTGTCGTGTCGCATAAGGATATGCAGGGTGGTTCCGGTAGCGGTGTTGCCCTTACCGCCTACACTTTGATTGCATTCCTCGAGAACTACAATTTGGTAAACAAGTACAAGAATACCATTAACAAGGCGATCGATTACGTGTACCGTAACACGGAGTCACTGGACGATACGTACGCTTTGGCATTGGCCGCTTATGCGCTCCAACTGGCCGATCATTCGGCGAAGGGTGTTATTCTCGCGAAGCTAGATGCGAAGGCTTCGACAGACACCGATAGCAAGTGGTGGCACAAACCCATCCCCGAGTCTGACGCCAAGAACCCCTGGTACGGTAAGCCGAACTCGGTGAATGTGGAAATGAGTGCGTACGCGATGTTGACTTTCATCGAAGCCGGTCTCGATACGGATGCCCTGCCGATCATGAAGTGGTTGATCGGACAGCGCAACGATAAGGGAGGCTTCCAGTCCACCCAGGACACGGTCGTGGGACTGCAGGCATTGGCTAAGCTCGCGGCGAAAATCTCTTCACCCAACAACGACGTTACGATCGCGGTCAATTACCGTCAAGATATGGAAATCCGAATGATCGTAGATGCGGAGAATGGTATGATTTTGCAAAAGTTCGAGTTACCGTCGACGACGCGCAATATTACGCTGCAAGCAACCGGTAGTGGCTTTGCCGTGGTGCAGCTCTCCTACAAGTACAACATGAATGTTACCGGCGAGTGGCCTCGGTTTGTGCTCGATCCTCAGGTGAACGCCAATACGAACCCAGACCATCTACATCTGTCGGTGTGCACGAGCTTCGTACCATCCGGTGGTCAGAATGTATCTAACATGGCCGTCATGGAGGTTAGCTTCCCCAGCGGTTTTACCGCTGACTCTGACACGCTACCTTCGCTGGAAAACACTCCCTACATTAAG AAAGTGGAGACCAAAGATGGTGATACGACAGTTGTGCTGTACTTTGATAGCCTGGATCAGCGCGAGCTATGCCCAACAGTATCGGCCTTCCGAACGCATAAAGTGGCCAAGCAGAAGCCTGCACCGGTTGTGATCTATGATTACTACGATAATT CTCGCATCGCCCGGCAATTTTACGATGGACCAAAGGCTTCCCTGTGTGATATCTGCGAAAACGAAGACTGCAGTGACGCGTGTTCGATCAAATCCCAGAAACAGCGCTCTCCTGCTGAACAGAACGAGGCAAACACCAGCCGTACTATGATCGGAAACGCTGGTGAGAAGTTCAACGTCAGTTTCCTGACACTTCTGCTGTCTTCGGTGGTGTTGAGGATGGTTCAGTGA